The window AACTCTCATTTTGGAAAATTAAATGTTAACAATAATTGGGAAGATATATGTAAACTCTTTGACTACTCTCTGGTTGAAAGGTGCATAACTGAGGTTAAGTGGCTTAAACCACCTTTGCTCTTTATTAAGTTAAACAGTGATGGTAGTTGTGTTAATGGAAATTGTGGAGGTGGTGGGGTGGTTAGAGACAATTGTGGTAAAATGTTTATGGCTTATGCTATACCAATGAGTCAAGGAACAAGTAACTTAGCAGAAGCAGAGACCCTTCTTTTTGGCCTAAAATGGTGCGTTCAACAAGGATATGGACTGATTATTGGTGAAACTTATTCCTTGCTACTTCACAACTGCACTCAAGGCATATGTTCCACACCATGGAGAATCAAAAGTGTTGTTATGGAGGTAAAAACGCTAGTTGAACAAAAGGGTCTAATCATTAGACATTGTTTTAGAGAAGAAAATCAAGTTGCGGACAAGATGGCTTCTCTAAGTCACCAATTAGAGGAAGTGTATATTTTCACTTATTTTGATAAATTGCTGCGACAGGTCAAAGGGCTTCTAAATGTAGATAGATGGAAAATCTCAGCATTGCGAGTCAAGAAGTGAAGACCAAGTACCATAGTGTTTGAACCACCATGAGTTCTCAACTTCATTACCAATTGGCATGTTGGTGTGGAGATAATCCCATCAATTCTGTACTTATTGTATGAATTTGTTGTGTCAAATCCTCAATCCATATAGAAGGCCAGGCTATACCCTTCTTCTTCAAATTGTATCTTTTGCATTGGAATGGTAATAAAATTGTGACTtggagttttaaaaaaataaataaataaccctTATCTCATGTAGCAGCCTTCTTCCACTAAACTCGGACATgagtaactttgagataaagttactgtCTTGCACATCCGTTCAATTATCAACCTGAGGAGCTAGTCTTTTACCCTGAGGAGTTGGTTCTTAGAACAGTTAAGCAGCTATGTTGAGGATCTGGTTCTTCGAACATTGCATCTAAAcaaactttgttaatcatcaaaatctcAATACTCAAATTTTACCTTCCCCTACTTCAATGCAAAACCTTTTCAAACTAGACATCCAGGTGTGGTCCCTATTCAAAAGTGATGAGCTATCCGCTCTAATAAAGAGAGAAGTCAGCTTGTGAAGAGATGATAGCTCATCAAAAGAGGTTTAGAAAATTACCTTTGTCGTTACTCTCCAAATCAGCAGCAGGCAGATTTAATAGCCTCACGTCCGTCAACTTGTCCATACTTTGCGGCAGACAATGTAGCCTTGTATTACCACAATCGAGCAATTGCAAATTGTGAAGATTACCAATAGATGGTAGCTCTTTCAACCCAATGCATTTTTGTAGTATTTAGAGCATGTAGTTGATAAGGCGAAAAGCTTTAAAAAGCGCTCTGTGTCTATTTGGGCTTTATGCGCAAAACACACTTAAAGTGTGGGCTTTCATAAAAAATGCGCAATGAAGGAAAACATTAAAATTTATATGTAATTCAAGAACAAAGTAACAAATTTATTCATAATGCTTCCCTTAGCAGCTAATTCATTTATTTCCGATTGTACTGGTGTTTTGGTGCTGCTTGATTCAAGAGAGAACTCATGGGCAATGAGGTGCATGCCTTAGTGCCTTGTCTTACACTGAAGCCAGGAGCGAACCAAGGGTGGTTAACTGACcacccttcgccgaaaaattatactacgtataaggtaaaatattacttgttattgattaaaaatagactttgaacacctTTGCATAGCCCATTGGCACACCCTTATTGAATTTTCTGGTTTCGTCACTGACTAAAGCGCAACTTAAGCGAGGAGAAGCGCCCTCCTTGAACTTTTCtgagcttcagggcttaagcgcgccttaAATGAGCCTTTTACAACACTGGTTGATATAAACTGTTGACGGAAGAAGGCAGTGGTCTAATACCAGTTTCACTCAGATTCGGAACTCTCAGGGCTGGAAATGCCACAAAAAGTTCATCTTCTTTATGTATTAAGTGGCATTTGCCATTAGAAAATGCCAAGTTCACATCATATGTGGTTCTATAAGGTCTAAAGTTTCTTCTTGCAAAATATAACACACAGGCAAAGGGTGAGAATTGAAAAACAAACTTGGAATGGTAGATAAACTTGGAGTCAGTGACGAGGACATAAAAATCAGTGTAATGTCCAATAGAGTGTGACCTATTATACCTTAATATGTTCCATAAAATAGCTAAAATTaatgttatcaaaggcgaaaagcgcaaaaaaggtTCAAAGGTCTGTTGGGGCTTTAAGTGCAAATAAAGCGCGGACTTTAATGAAGAAAGAcacaaatgaaaaaaaaattacaaatatgtatgtgtagtccaagactaatatctATAAGCACGAATACTAAATATATggacaaaaaaatttaaaaaaatatacgataaagtgaaatatcaaatgTTTAGTGTTTCCTCTTTAGGATTACATTCATTGGAaaggaaaagtatgccttagaaCATTGATAACAACATTGAAGCTACCGCTAAGCAAGGCGAAGTGCTTAACAGGTGTCAAGCCTCGCTTAAGGGTGCGCCTTTGATAACACCGGCTAAAATCTAACATGAACACTTAGAAATTTTCTCATCTACTGGCATTTCATCTGAAGAGCGGTCAGAAATTATGAGTCCCAATTTTTAAAGATTATGGCACTGAGCTTATTGTACTTTTGAAATTATGTGTTCAGAATGTAATATTTCCTGAAATTTTATTTTCTCCCACACACATACATCTGCTGTAACGTATAGGATATGGACTATGTAAACATATGAAATACATTTTAACGAGTGATTTAATTTCCAAAAAGTATTTCTTCCTGCAATGGCATTTTAGCTCATAATtatatcatacttatcatatgAACTTGTTGTAGGAAGGTAACTGACATACGAAATTTTCCTAATGGTGTGCAAGGTGAATCCTAATCCCCTCGTTAGCTACCTTGGTTTTTAATCAATATCAGATTCTTTATTACTTGAAGGGGAgctttggcgtaactggtaaagttggtGTCATGTGACCGGGAGGTCACggattcgagccgtggaaacagcctcttgcagaaatgcaggttaaggttgcgtacaatagacccttataGTCCGGCCCTTCCTCGGACCCCGTGCATAACGGGAGTTTAGTGCACTGAACTGGCATTTTTTAGTCTCTCCTCGCCATAATATTTTAACTTTACTTCAGCTGTATTACTTTTTAACAGTCCACGTCAATAAAGTTTCTATGTTACATTGGCACTGATAAATAAAtacctatgttgctcggactctgcAAAAATATTATCAGGGGCGCGTCGGATCGTCCAAAAATAGTGCATTTTTTGAGGACCCGACACGGATACGATAACATTTTTGGAGAGTCTACGCAACATAGATCATTGGTGGCTAAAAAAATCCAAGAATGCTTTTCACAAACTTGCTCTCCAAATCATCTTTATTATAATATGTTCGGAGATGTGGAAGAGTAGATATTTTTGCAAATATGGTGATAAAAAGAGGTTCAACTACTACAAGATGAAGCAACAGATTTACTGGAATACTCAAGCTGCAATCAATAGAGCTTTCCCAAAATGCAAGCTAACATTGCCTTGGGTCAACTTTTgtgacaacatgatgaaacttcAACCTATTCCTAAGGCTATCTTAGCATGCTGGAATAAACCTAAACAGGGAGCCATTAAAGTAAACACCGATGGAAGCTTTATTCATTGTAATGAAAAAGCGGGATTGGGAGGAGTAGTGAGAAACGATCAAGGAGATCTCATTATGGCCTTCTTAATTCCTTCAAGATGCAGCAGCAATAACATGGCAGAGGCTCAAGCTGCTATGTTTGGCATTAATTGGTATGTACAAAATGGGTTCTCAGACTTCACAATTGAATTGGACTCAATGCTAGTGATGAATATGCTCAAGG is drawn from Nicotiana tomentosiformis chromosome 12, ASM39032v3, whole genome shotgun sequence and contains these coding sequences:
- the LOC138902204 gene encoding uncharacterized protein, which gives rise to MVSKVINKIKGWHLKLLSSGGRAVLIRHVLLALNVHILVAVHPTKATIATIERCITEVKWLKPPLLFIKLNSDGSCVNGNCGGGGVVRDNCGKMFMAYAIPMSQGTSNLAEAETLLFGLKWCVQQGYGLIIGETYSLLLHNCTQGICSTPWRIKSVVMEVKTLVEQKGLIIRHCFREENQVADKMASLSHQLEEVYIFTYFDKLLRQVKGLLNVDRWKISALRVKK